The genomic region TGATTGTGTCTTCACGCCCCCCTCATCCCGTCTTGATTGCCCTGCTCGCCATCACCGCCGGCATCACTGTCGCAAACATCTATTACTGCCAGCCCATCCTCGGTGCCATCGCTGGAACTTTCCATGTCAACTACGGTGCCGCTGCCCGGGTCGCCACCTGCACTCAACTCGGCTATGCCCTTGGACTTCTACTGCTGGTTCCCCTGGGCGATATCTTCGAACGTCGTCGTCTTATCGTGACCTTCACTGCCGCCTCAGCCCTGGTGCTTGTTGCCGTTGGTAATGTCCCCGGCCTGCCCCTTTTGGTTCCGCTCAGCCTGTTGCTTGGCACCATCAGTATCACTCCTCAACTCGTTGTCCCCTACTCCGCAGGTCTGGTGCCGGCGGAAAACCGTGGGCGCGTCGTCGGCATCGTCATGAGTGGACTGCTTATCGGCATTCTCCTGTCACGCACGCTCAGCGGATTCCTCAACACGCTGGTCGGTTGGCGCGCTGTTTATTTCATCAGCGCCGGAATTGTTTTCGCTCTTGCCATCTTGCTGGTCTGCGTTCTGCCCAAACAATGTCCCGAGGAACAACGCAACCTCCATTACGGACAATTGCTCGCCTCCCTGCTCCACCTCATTCGCACCGAGCCCATCCTCCGCCGGCACGCCCTCATCGGCGCATTCAGCTTCGCCGGCTTCAGCGCTTTCTGGACCACCCTCGCCTTCCATCTCGAAAGTCTCCCCGGCAAATACGGCAGCAGCACCGTAGGCATGTTCGGTTTATTCGGTGCCGCAGGTGCACTCGCCGCTCCTTTGGCCGGACGCCTCGCCGACCGCTACGAAGCCCGCCTCGTCAATGGTGCCGCGCTTCTCCTTATTATTCTCTCCTTCGCCGTCATGGGATTTGCGGGAACCTCTCTCGTCACGCTCGCCATCGGTGTTATTTTGATGGATGCCGGAGTCCAGGGCAGCCACATCTCCAACCAAACCCGCATCTACGCCCTGCACCCCGCGCTGCGCAACCGCCTCAACTCCGTTTACATGTTTACCTATTTCCTTGGCGGCTCGCTCGGCTCTGCCATCGGCTCCTGGGCCTGGACTCATTTCCGCTGGCCCGGCGTCTGCGCCGTCTCCGCCCTCTCCGCCACCCTCGGCCTCATTACCCTCTTCACCCTCCACCCTGCCAAACCGCTCCCGAAAACCAAGGCATCACTCTAAGTAAATACACCTGTCACTTTCGGCAACTCTTACTGAGCAGCCCGACTCTCCTCCGTCCTCTGGATATGCTCATTCTCATACGCATCAAAGTTTCCATCCGCCGCTTTATGAAGTTCGGCATGACCATCCGCAAAACCATATGTCTTGAACCAGGCACCATCCGGACTTTGCCAGGCCTCCCGCTCCCGCAGCACCATCGTCTCGGAAGGTTTGGCAATATCTTTATTCAGTCCCTTATAAAGAATCTCAAACTGATTCGTGGTTGCAGCCGTTGCGTATGGGTCACCATCACTTAAGTAAGGCAGAACCTGCTGAAAGTTGGTTGGATATTGC from Pedosphaera parvula Ellin514 harbors:
- a CDS encoding MFS transporter is translated as MSSRPPHPVLIALLAITAGITVANIYYCQPILGAIAGTFHVNYGAAARVATCTQLGYALGLLLLVPLGDIFERRRLIVTFTAASALVLVAVGNVPGLPLLVPLSLLLGTISITPQLVVPYSAGLVPAENRGRVVGIVMSGLLIGILLSRTLSGFLNTLVGWRAVYFISAGIVFALAILLVCVLPKQCPEEQRNLHYGQLLASLLHLIRTEPILRRHALIGAFSFAGFSAFWTTLAFHLESLPGKYGSSTVGMFGLFGAAGALAAPLAGRLADRYEARLVNGAALLLIILSFAVMGFAGTSLVTLAIGVILMDAGVQGSHISNQTRIYALHPALRNRLNSVYMFTYFLGGSLGSAIGSWAWTHFRWPGVCAVSALSATLGLITLFTLHPAKPLPKTKASL